The Castanea sativa cultivar Marrone di Chiusa Pesio chromosome 11, ASM4071231v1 genome contains a region encoding:
- the LOC142614667 gene encoding UPF0481 protein At3g47200-like produces MAKPTTAKEFRKEFLSGLDTLAKEVRCEELAIDIPLVMEPSEWPECCIYIVPKKLREVNKEAYTPKLISIGPLHHGEYELRSMEMLKLKYLREFCYRTKTCHKDIARVIEANELKIRRCYKELSDFDFSSEDFVNMVLLDSIFIIELFLRSAAIDGLFRRIAACGEDESYASEEDGCCNVRGDCIASKPLLRKHIRQDLLLLENQLPFFILDELHTQFSRCEQSNFISFLRLARNYLFPKKKKDVARIDKKEVKHFTDLMRYPYYPSKACTGADDDLIENLHNAKKLDEAGVVFKKSDEAKLLDIEFKKSCLTNIFPCFTCSWLLHCLPSLNCFQCLVNTQTFLEVPCFEVQDETEGIFRNLMALEQCHYPKQAYICNYIVLLDYLINTRDDVELLVEKGIIVNALGSNKAVAIMVNKLALEITEKNTCYKHLADQINKYYKNDWNRNMGYLGTVYFRDIWRGTATVVGIIVLLVTILNFLRPFVFKNI; encoded by the coding sequence ATGGCCAAACCTACAACTGCAAAAGAATTTAGAAAAGAATTTCTTTCTGGGTTGGATACACTTGCAAAAGAAGTGAGATGCGAAGAATTGGCCATTGACATACCACTAGTCATGGAGCCATCCGAGTGGCCTGAGTGTTGCATCTACATAGTCCCCAAGAAACTTCGTGAGGTAAACAAAGAAGCCTACACTCCAAAGCTAATTTCAATAGGCCCTCTTCACCACGGCGAATATGAACTGCGTTCCATGGAAATGCTGAAACTAAAATATCTCAGGGAATTCTGTTATCGGACTAAGACATGCCACAAGGATATTGCAAGGGTCATTGAAGCAAATGAACTAAAGATTCGCCGATGTTATAAAGAGCTCTCTGACTTTGATTTTAGCAGTGAAGATTTCGTGAATATGGTTTTGTTGGATTCAATCTTTATAATTGAGCTATTCTTGAGGTCTGCTGCGATTGATGGGCTCTTTAGGAGGATTGCTGCGTGTGGAGAAGATGAAAGTTATGCAAGTGAAGAAGATGGATGCTGTAATGTAAGAGGAGATTGCATAGCAAGTAAACCATTGCTGAGGAAGCATATACGGCAAGACCTGTTATTACTCGAAAATCAGCTACCATTTTTTATTCTCGATGAGTTACACACACAATTTTCCAGGTGTGAACAAAGcaattttatttcctttcttaGGCTTGCCCGAAATTACCTTTTtcccaagaagaagaaagacgTTGCACGCATTGATAAGAAGGAAGTAAAACATTTCACTGATTTGATGAGATATCCCTACTATCCATCCAAAGCTTGTACTGGAGCTGATGATGATCTTATTGAAAATCTACATAATGCAAAAAAGTTGGATGAGGCAGGAGTGGTATTCAAAAAGTCTGATGAGGCAAAGTTACTTGACATAGAATTCAAGAAAAGTTGCCTCACGAACATATTTCCTTGCTTCACTTGCTCATGGCTCTTGCATTGCTTGCCGAGCTTGAACTGTTTTCAATGCTTGGTGAATACACAAACTTTCTTAGAAGTCCCATGCTTTGAGGTACAAGACGAAACTGAAGGCATTTTTCGAAACCTCATGGCCTTGGAGCAGTGTCATTATCCAAAACAAGCTTACATATGCAATTATATTGTGCTATTGGATTATCTTATCAACACTAGAGACGATGTGGAGTTGCTTGTTGAAAAAGGGATTATCGTTAACGCCTTAGGCAGCAATAAAGCAGTTGCCATTATGGTTAACAAACTTGCCCTTGAAATTACGGAAAAGAATACTTGTTACAAACATCTAGCAGACCAAATTAATAAGTACTACAAGAATGATTGGAACCGTAATATGGGATACTTGGGAACAGTCTATTTCCGTGATATTTGGAGAGGCACTGCAACTGTTGTTGGAATCATAGTCCTGCTTGTGACTATCCTGAATTTCCTTAGGCCTTTTGTCTTCAAGAATATTTAA
- the LOC142616663 gene encoding uncharacterized protein LOC142616663, protein MQIKDEGTLTFPGKLKGDPNKRPRDRYCRFHGDHGHDTADCYDLKQQIEALIRQGRLQRFVRKERTEQNQELNPKREHERPRPPVADIRMIIGGTASVGSSKKARRTYLRTVHNVQSTGSSLRGTRQNSPSIGFSKEEARRLHHPHDDALVVSIQAGDFNIHRVNVQVYVDDMLVKSAKVSDHLRDLQETFNTLRIGALKSTQKKSKRLWNCLLRRR, encoded by the exons ATGCAGATCAAGGACGAAGGAACTTTGACGTTCCCTGGTAAGCTAAAGGGAGATCCTAATAAGAGGCCAAGAGACAGGTACTGCCGctttcatggcgatcatggccacgatacgGCAGACTGCTACGACTTGAAacagcaaattgaagccctcattaggcagGGCAGATTACAGAGGTTCGTCAGGAAGGAAAGAACGGAGCAAAACCAGGAGCTGAACCCCAAACGGGAACAtgaacgtcccagaccaccaGTAGCGGACATACGAATGATAATAGGGGGCACTGCTTCAGTagggtcgtccaaaaaggcTCGAAGGACCTACTTACGGACGGTGCATAACGTCCAGTCAACAGGTTCCTCGCTAAGAGGAACACGACAAAATAGCCCCAGCATCGGGTTTTCAAAAGAAGAAgcgcgacgccttcaccacccccatgacgacgcgcttgtggttagcatACAAGCAGGGGACTTCAACATCCACCGAGT GAACGTCcaggtttacgtagatgatatgttggtgaaaagcgcaAAGGTGTCTGATCATCTAAGGGACCTCCAagagactttcaacactcttcggat tggggcattgaagtcaacccagaaaAAGTCAAAGCGATTATGGAACTGTCTCCTCCGaagacggtga